One window of the Carnobacterium maltaromaticum DSM 20342 genome contains the following:
- a CDS encoding aminoglycoside phosphotransferase family protein, producing MDITVDLAKKLIFKQFPQWSHLEIKPVKNSGHDNRTFHFGDDLTIRLPSGKEYEPQIQKEAKWLPVLAQHLSLPITAPVAKGKPTPEYPLAWSINRWLVGETVTHTNVDLQKFAIELARFLKELEAINAENGPQAGAHNFYRGGDLAVYTAEFEQALTQLPAGPQRNHYQDIWTTALATKWEKKPVWVHGDIAVGNLLVNDGHLSGVIDFGILGTGDPACDLVMAWTFFDSKSRKAFKEEMGLDDTTWQRGKAWALWKALITPDDAVSKKVLVDMLAVD from the coding sequence ATGGATATTACAGTTGATTTAGCCAAAAAATTGATTTTTAAACAATTTCCTCAGTGGTCACATTTAGAAATAAAGCCAGTTAAAAATAGCGGACATGATAATCGAACCTTCCATTTCGGTGATGATTTGACGATTCGCTTGCCTAGTGGAAAAGAATACGAACCACAAATTCAAAAAGAAGCTAAATGGCTACCTGTTTTAGCCCAGCACCTTTCTTTGCCAATCACTGCTCCAGTCGCTAAAGGAAAACCAACACCAGAATATCCTTTAGCTTGGTCAATTAACCGCTGGTTAGTAGGAGAAACAGTTACACATACAAACGTTGATTTACAAAAATTTGCAATTGAATTAGCTCGTTTTTTAAAAGAATTAGAAGCAATAAATGCTGAAAATGGACCTCAAGCTGGCGCGCATAACTTCTACCGTGGAGGGGATTTAGCAGTATACACAGCAGAATTTGAACAAGCATTAACTCAATTACCAGCAGGACCTCAGCGCAACCACTACCAAGATATTTGGACAACGGCTCTTGCAACAAAGTGGGAGAAAAAACCAGTGTGGGTTCATGGTGATATTGCTGTAGGCAACCTTTTAGTAAATGACGGGCATTTATCAGGTGTAATAGATTTTGGTATCCTTGGAACGGGAGATCCTGCCTGTGATTTAGTGATGGCTTGGACCTTTTTTGATTCAAAGAGTCGCAAAGCTTTTAAGGAAGAGATGGGACTTGATGACACTACATGGCAGCGAGGAAAAGCCTGGGCTTTATGGAAAGCGCTCATTACCCCTGATGATGCCGTATCGAAAAAAGTTTTGGTGGATATGCTAGCAGTAGACTAA
- a CDS encoding HAD-IIB family hydrolase — MKIVFSDIDGTFHQMGAEIPQINLDAIDAMHQQGDRFVFVSGRSCTQIEKMQEELGKEGDIIFGNGAGFKLVGQPAQYENCLSLETCVNIMKFLDQENIFYHIHTSEEVYLKPVQYFTKHFKELRKTFLPMGEQGQQIMDFKENYFTNDCVHHEDLGTFFKENPQIKLLKIEVMESDEAKTIKIVEMLANENVYAFSSFFTGLEIVNPSSNKGSAINQYMKLFPDATSYGIGDAENDLPMLEVVDIAVAVDNATEIVKEACQEFTLDCLNGGVGHYIYEKIIV; from the coding sequence ATGAAAATCGTTTTTTCAGATATAGATGGTACATTTCATCAAATGGGTGCGGAGATTCCACAAATAAATTTAGATGCAATTGATGCAATGCATCAACAAGGGGATCGATTTGTATTTGTCAGTGGTCGTAGTTGTACGCAAATTGAAAAGATGCAAGAGGAACTTGGCAAAGAAGGAGATATTATTTTTGGAAATGGGGCTGGTTTTAAATTAGTGGGACAGCCAGCTCAATATGAAAACTGTCTTTCTTTAGAAACATGCGTAAATATCATGAAATTTTTGGATCAAGAAAATATTTTTTACCATATTCATACGAGTGAAGAGGTCTATTTAAAACCTGTTCAATACTTTACTAAACATTTCAAAGAGTTGCGTAAAACCTTTCTGCCGATGGGTGAGCAAGGCCAACAGATTATGGATTTTAAAGAAAATTATTTTACAAATGACTGTGTGCATCATGAAGATTTAGGAACTTTTTTCAAAGAAAATCCCCAAATTAAATTATTGAAAATAGAAGTCATGGAAAGTGATGAAGCTAAAACAATTAAAATTGTGGAAATGTTAGCCAACGAAAATGTGTATGCTTTTTCGTCATTTTTCACAGGGCTAGAAATTGTCAATCCGAGTAGCAATAAAGGTTCTGCTATCAACCAATATATGAAGCTTTTTCCTGACGCAACTTCTTATGGAATTGGAGATGCCGAGAATGATTTACCGATGTTAGAAGTTGTTGATATCGCTGTTGCAGTAGACAATGCAACCGAAATAGTGAAAGAAGCTTGCCAAGAATTTACATTAGACTGCCTTAATGGTGGCGTAGGACACTACATCTATGAGAAAATAATCGTATAA
- a CDS encoding DUF1456 family protein, producing the protein MTNNDILIRLRYALNIKDADMVEIFRMGGIELTKAEVQKMLINPKKNTTTEVEKSEPIVNEELKVCDNFMLESFLNGLIISQRGRKETTGDDTQKPELMIKNDRSVNNVLLKKVKIALSLTSDDILDMLDEAGVRISNSELSAVLRKEGHRNYKECGDRYARNFLKGLALRYRG; encoded by the coding sequence ATGACGAATAATGATATATTAATTAGATTGAGATATGCTTTAAATATTAAAGATGCTGATATGGTTGAAATTTTTCGAATGGGTGGCATTGAATTAACTAAGGCGGAAGTTCAAAAAATGTTGATTAACCCTAAAAAAAATACGACAACAGAAGTTGAAAAAAGTGAACCGATTGTTAATGAAGAGCTTAAAGTATGTGATAATTTTATGTTGGAATCCTTTTTAAATGGTTTAATCATTTCACAAAGAGGTCGCAAAGAGACAACTGGCGATGATACTCAAAAACCTGAATTAATGATTAAAAATGATCGAAGCGTCAATAATGTTTTGTTGAAAAAAGTCAAAATTGCTCTTTCTTTAACGAGTGACGATATTCTTGATATGCTAGATGAAGCCGGAGTTCGTATTTCCAATAGCGAATTGAGTGCCGTTCTTCGTAAAGAGGGACATCGGAATTATAAAGAATGTGGGGATCGTTACGCTCGCAACTTCTTAAAAGGACTTGCATTAAGGTACCGTGGATAA
- a CDS encoding YwbE family protein, producing the protein MNGKNRSNLKVGQLVDIVLKKDQRTGTLTRGHIKRILTNSSSHPHGIKVMLVESDQVGRVQHIIEE; encoded by the coding sequence ATGAACGGGAAAAATCGCAGTAATTTAAAAGTTGGGCAGCTTGTTGATATCGTTTTAAAAAAAGATCAACGAACTGGAACGTTAACTAGAGGGCATATTAAACGTATCCTAACGAATAGTAGCAGTCATCCTCATGGTATTAAAGTCATGCTGGTTGAATCTGACCAAGTTGGGCGTGTCCAACATATTATTGAAGAATAA
- a CDS encoding ATP-binding cassette domain-containing protein: MLQLKNIFKKYTTGEFTQIALDGVSLNFRKNEFAAILGPSGSGKTTLLNIIGGLDQYDEGDLLINGQSTKKYKDGDWDAYRNNSVGFIFQSYNLIGHLTVLDNVKMGMTLSGVPKAEQNQRALDVLERVGLKEHTHKKPNQLSGGQMQRVAIARSLVNDPDIILADEPTGALDTQTSQQIMDLIAEIAKDKLVIMVTHNPDLAEEFADRIIEFRDGEVMSDSNPMTASEPSKNYQLKKTSMSFWNALTLSGKNIWTKKWRTALIAFASSIGIIGIALVLSLSNGFSKQIDSIENDTLSGFPITITETANDMTFGPSNRLATEEDDKANEKQRKTEAVFPEQPAEEETVHENSLSKEYIAYLADMDSNLISGMSFTRNVNMNLIHQNDGEVAAVQTDSLNLTSYPTNGEAKGSSFLEQNYDLLAGSYPTGKNDLILVVGENNQLASGMVDALGLDSSQKEINFDQFIGQEMTSIFNDDFYTETNGFFKLNPDLTSLYEGESGTDLKIVGVIRGKEDLSIAGLSEGVKYSDTLAQEFIGNAQKSAIVLAQEAADFNVMTGEVFSTNTGGAVDPRSFSPENNPLTATVSTVTKDQLLTRFGAIEKPSGITIYPADFEKKEQVLEHLDQWNKDQSEEKQVVYTDMAATVTSLMGNTLDAITVVLVAFAAISLVVSLIMIGIITYISVMERTKEIGVLRALGARKKDITRVFNAETFIIGTFSGLLGIGIAYLVTIPANIVMENVTGLADVAQLNPLHALALIIVSVLLTMLGGLIPARLAAKKDPVEALRSE, encoded by the coding sequence ATGCTACAACTAAAAAATATTTTTAAAAAATATACAACTGGAGAATTTACGCAAATTGCCTTAGACGGAGTTAGTTTGAATTTTAGAAAAAATGAATTTGCTGCGATCTTAGGACCAAGTGGTTCAGGTAAAACGACTTTATTAAATATTATTGGTGGTTTGGATCAGTACGATGAAGGGGATTTGCTGATTAATGGACAATCAACGAAGAAGTATAAAGATGGAGATTGGGATGCGTATCGTAATAATAGCGTAGGTTTTATTTTTCAAAGCTATAATCTAATTGGTCATCTAACCGTTCTTGATAATGTTAAAATGGGAATGACATTAAGTGGTGTACCAAAAGCAGAACAAAATCAGCGTGCTCTGGATGTTCTTGAAAGAGTGGGCTTGAAAGAGCACACGCATAAGAAACCTAATCAACTTTCTGGCGGACAAATGCAGCGAGTGGCCATTGCCAGATCGTTAGTGAATGATCCTGATATTATTTTAGCAGATGAACCAACTGGAGCTTTAGACACACAAACGAGTCAACAAATTATGGACTTAATCGCTGAAATTGCAAAAGATAAATTAGTTATTATGGTGACGCATAATCCAGACTTAGCAGAAGAATTTGCAGATCGTATTATTGAGTTTCGTGATGGGGAAGTTATGTCTGATTCAAATCCCATGACAGCCTCAGAGCCCTCTAAAAATTATCAATTAAAGAAAACGAGTATGAGTTTTTGGAATGCCTTGACTCTTTCTGGGAAAAATATCTGGACTAAAAAATGGCGAACGGCTTTAATTGCCTTTGCATCTAGTATCGGTATTATTGGTATTGCCTTAGTTTTGTCACTATCTAACGGTTTTAGTAAGCAAATAGATTCAATCGAAAATGATACATTGTCAGGTTTTCCGATTACGATTACCGAAACAGCTAATGACATGACATTTGGTCCAAGCAATCGACTAGCCACAGAAGAAGACGACAAGGCCAATGAAAAACAACGTAAAACGGAAGCTGTGTTTCCGGAACAGCCAGCAGAAGAAGAAACAGTCCATGAAAATAGCTTGTCAAAGGAGTATATTGCCTATTTAGCGGATATGGATTCGAACTTAATTTCAGGGATGTCCTTTACGCGTAATGTGAATATGAATTTAATCCATCAAAACGATGGTGAAGTAGCCGCGGTTCAGACAGATAGTTTAAATTTAACTAGCTATCCAACAAATGGCGAGGCCAAAGGTTCTTCTTTCTTAGAACAAAATTATGATTTATTAGCAGGTAGCTACCCGACAGGTAAAAATGATTTAATCTTAGTTGTAGGGGAAAATAATCAACTAGCAAGTGGTATGGTGGATGCCTTAGGTTTAGACAGCAGTCAAAAAGAAATTAATTTTGATCAGTTTATAGGACAAGAAATGACCTCTATTTTCAATGATGATTTCTACACTGAAACGAATGGATTTTTTAAGCTTAATCCTGATTTGACTAGTTTATATGAAGGTGAATCTGGTACGGACTTAAAAATTGTCGGCGTCATTCGCGGCAAAGAAGACCTTTCTATTGCTGGATTGAGTGAAGGTGTTAAATACTCAGATACATTAGCGCAGGAATTTATTGGAAATGCACAAAAATCAGCTATTGTACTCGCACAAGAAGCTGCAGATTTCAATGTTATGACTGGAGAAGTTTTCAGTACAAACACAGGTGGCGCAGTAGATCCACGGAGCTTTAGCCCAGAAAACAATCCATTAACTGCGACAGTTAGTACCGTCACAAAAGATCAGTTATTAACTCGCTTTGGTGCAATTGAAAAACCAAGTGGAATAACGATTTATCCAGCTGATTTTGAGAAAAAAGAGCAAGTTTTGGAGCATTTAGATCAATGGAATAAAGACCAATCTGAAGAAAAACAAGTAGTTTATACAGATATGGCAGCTACAGTGACGTCCTTAATGGGGAATACATTAGATGCGATTACAGTAGTCTTGGTCGCATTTGCAGCAATTTCATTAGTCGTTTCTTTAATCATGATTGGAATTATCACTTATATTTCAGTTATGGAAAGAACGAAAGAAATCGGTGTTTTACGTGCATTAGGAGCGCGTAAAAAAGATATTACTCGTGTCTTTAATGCTGAAACCTTTATTATTGGTACTTTTTCGGGATTATTAGGAATCGGAATTGCCTATCTAGTCACAATTCCAGCGAATATTGTGATGGAAAACGTGACAGGATTAGCCGATGTTGCACAATTAAACCCACTTCATGCCCTTGCTTTAATTATAGTCAGTGTTTTATTAACGATGTTAGGCGGTTTAATTCCAGCAAGATTAGCAGCGAAAAAAGATCCAGTCGAAGCGTTGAGAAGTGAGTAA
- a CDS encoding response regulator transcription factor, with translation METILIVEDDPHTRNLMEIILKNNGFQTVTATNGIEALDVLDKRMISLIILDIMIPEMDGYQLTQNLREADFQLPILMVTAKETPSEKKKGFLVGTDDYMTKPVDEEEMILRILALLRRSKIAIEHKIVLGEVTLDSDSLTVSRGTLQQTLPKKEFYLLFKLLAYPDKIFTRLQLMDEIWGYETETDERTVNVHINRLRERFVEYPEFTIVTVRGLGYKAVKNI, from the coding sequence ATGGAAACAATTTTAATCGTTGAAGATGATCCACATACTCGAAATTTAATGGAGATTATTCTAAAAAATAATGGCTTTCAAACCGTTACTGCTACTAATGGCATTGAAGCCTTAGATGTGCTTGATAAAAGAATGATTAGCCTAATTATCTTAGATATTATGATACCTGAAATGGATGGGTACCAGTTGACACAAAACTTAAGAGAAGCTGATTTTCAATTGCCGATTTTAATGGTCACAGCTAAAGAAACCCCTAGCGAAAAGAAAAAAGGCTTTTTAGTTGGAACTGATGATTATATGACCAAACCTGTTGATGAAGAAGAGATGATTCTACGCATTCTCGCATTACTGCGCCGCTCAAAAATTGCGATTGAACATAAAATTGTTCTTGGAGAAGTTACGTTGGATTCAGACTCACTGACTGTTTCTAGAGGAACTCTACAACAAACTTTACCCAAAAAAGAATTTTATCTCCTTTTTAAATTATTAGCCTATCCCGATAAAATCTTTACGCGTTTGCAGTTAATGGATGAAATTTGGGGCTATGAAACGGAAACTGATGAGCGAACAGTCAACGTTCACATCAATCGATTGCGTGAGCGATTTGTTGAGTATCCAGAGTTTACAATTGTCACTGTCCGAGGATTAGGATACAAAGCGGTGAAAAATATATGA
- a CDS encoding HAMP domain-containing sensor histidine kinase, translating into MKKLFSRFSLTMSLVLFVFLMMLCSTVIVALIILLLFKTGMLQYFPRFPEKYRLFGPILLLLFISILTGTMLTGISSKRATRPYKMAIEAFNRVASGDFTVELKFKHVPYELEELTKSFNRMTKELSGIETLRSDFINHFSHEFKTPIVSIQGFAKLLENPNLSEEERQKYVAIIIQESGRLTTLSSTILHLSKVENHEIISEKRAIQLDEQLRQTILLLEPKWQKKRIIWELELDDSILNSDEDLLQQMWINLLDNAIKFSPENGVVKVKLMNLTDTVIVKITDQGSGMSSETQQRLFDKFYQGDASHSKEGNGLGMSLVKNILRICDGEIGLKSSLGNGSSFTITLKK; encoded by the coding sequence ATGAAAAAACTATTTAGTCGGTTTAGTTTAACGATGAGCCTTGTTCTATTTGTTTTTTTAATGATGCTCTGCTCAACTGTTATTGTAGCTTTGATTATTTTACTACTATTTAAAACTGGGATGCTGCAATATTTCCCACGTTTTCCTGAAAAATACCGTCTTTTTGGTCCAATTCTTCTTTTGCTTTTTATTAGTATTTTAACTGGAACAATGTTAACTGGTATCTCCAGCAAACGAGCAACACGTCCATACAAAATGGCGATTGAAGCATTTAACCGTGTGGCATCTGGAGATTTTACAGTCGAATTAAAATTTAAACATGTCCCTTATGAGCTTGAAGAACTAACCAAGAGTTTTAATCGGATGACAAAAGAATTAAGCGGAATTGAAACGCTTCGTAGTGATTTTATTAATCATTTTTCACATGAATTTAAGACGCCGATTGTGTCAATACAAGGGTTTGCTAAGCTTCTAGAAAATCCTAATTTAAGTGAAGAAGAGCGCCAAAAATACGTTGCTATTATTATTCAGGAATCGGGTCGCTTAACGACTTTATCCAGTACTATTTTACATTTATCAAAAGTAGAAAATCATGAAATTATTTCTGAAAAACGCGCTATTCAGTTAGATGAGCAACTTCGCCAGACTATCCTTTTATTAGAACCAAAATGGCAGAAAAAAAGAATTATATGGGAGTTAGAGTTAGATGACTCCATTCTCAATTCAGACGAAGACTTGTTGCAACAAATGTGGATTAACTTATTAGATAATGCCATTAAATTTTCGCCTGAAAATGGCGTTGTTAAGGTTAAACTAATGAACCTAACGGATACAGTAATAGTTAAAATTACGGATCAAGGTAGCGGAATGTCCAGCGAAACACAGCAACGTCTCTTTGATAAATTTTATCAAGGCGATGCCTCCCACTCCAAAGAAGGAAACGGGTTAGGTATGTCTTTAGTAAAAAATATTCTTCGGATTTGTGACGGAGAGATTGGTTTGAAGAGCAGCCTAGGAAATGGCAGTAGCTTTACCATTACGTTAAAGAAATAA
- a CDS encoding GNAT family N-acetyltransferase — translation MQKEFRKMVYNDLPAIKKYKEEFIKSEENMDGTGGLSAAVNIEEWFCRSVENENENSISDKLVPAIQYIYIDHSTNKIIGMLQLRLKLNQYLTSIGGHIGYSINPTERKKGYGKQMLKQALIEAKKQGLEKVLLTCDSDNQGSRKIIESNRGILEETIFNEERAKTINRYWIYLE, via the coding sequence ATGCAGAAAGAGTTTAGAAAAATGGTCTATAATGATCTTCCGGCAATCAAAAAATACAAAGAAGAATTTATAAAAAGCGAAGAAAATATGGATGGAACTGGCGGACTTTCCGCAGCAGTAAACATTGAAGAATGGTTTTGCCGTTCAGTCGAAAATGAGAATGAAAACAGCATCTCTGATAAACTAGTGCCAGCAATTCAGTACATTTATATAGATCATTCAACAAATAAAATAATAGGGATGCTACAACTGCGTTTAAAATTAAATCAGTACTTAACTAGTATCGGTGGGCATATTGGTTATTCTATTAATCCCACAGAACGAAAAAAAGGCTACGGAAAACAAATGTTGAAACAAGCTTTGATTGAGGCAAAGAAGCAAGGTTTAGAAAAAGTTTTGCTCACTTGCGATAGTGACAATCAGGGGAGCCGTAAGATTATTGAAAGCAACCGTGGAATATTAGAAGAGACTATTTTTAATGAAGAAAGAGCGAAAACTATAAATCGATATTGGATTTATTTAGAATAA
- a CDS encoding PhzF family phenazine biosynthesis protein — protein sequence MNTLYEVSSFTVAGEGGNLAGVKLLKEDENLSTNEMQVIAKALNYSETAFVKPLNKGEFQLRYFTPLAEVPLCGHATIAAFSLMSQLNQLAMGNYIMHTKAGRLSISVLAEATIFMEQSLPIFYDEKPDRGLIAHSLGIETSDIPSDYPIEIVSTGLKDLIIPVKNTTILQNLKPNMNKIREISDQLDIIGYHVFALDDENQHLIHCRNFAPLVGIDEEYATGTSNGALACYLFKHDTLQGNVEYTFSQGRQSIQQKGKVLVELKATGAKIEQVFVGGQAVVKRALDNL from the coding sequence ATGAATACACTTTATGAAGTATCGAGTTTTACTGTAGCAGGAGAAGGAGGGAATCTTGCTGGAGTTAAGTTACTAAAAGAAGATGAAAACCTTTCTACTAATGAAATGCAGGTGATTGCCAAAGCTTTGAATTATTCTGAGACTGCATTTGTTAAACCACTAAACAAAGGTGAATTCCAATTAAGATATTTTACACCGCTAGCAGAGGTGCCTTTATGTGGACATGCTACAATTGCAGCTTTTAGTTTGATGAGTCAATTAAATCAATTGGCTATGGGAAACTATATCATGCATACTAAAGCAGGCCGATTATCAATTTCTGTATTAGCAGAGGCTACAATTTTTATGGAACAATCTTTACCAATTTTTTATGATGAAAAGCCTGACAGAGGGTTGATTGCTCATTCTTTAGGGATAGAAACGAGCGACATCCCTAGTGATTATCCAATTGAAATTGTCTCAACTGGCTTAAAAGATTTAATTATTCCGGTGAAAAATACAACTATATTGCAAAATCTTAAGCCTAATATGAACAAAATTCGTGAAATTTCAGATCAACTCGATATAATCGGCTATCATGTCTTTGCTTTAGATGATGAGAATCAGCATTTAATCCATTGCCGTAATTTTGCCCCGCTTGTAGGGATTGACGAAGAATATGCTACGGGGACTTCTAATGGAGCTTTGGCTTGTTATCTATTTAAACATGATACTCTCCAAGGCAATGTTGAATATACATTTTCACAAGGTCGACAATCTATCCAGCAAAAGGGGAAAGTTTTAGTTGAGTTAAAAGCAACAGGAGCAAAAATTGAACAGGTTTTTGTGGGTGGACAGGCAGTCGTGAAACGAGCACTAGATAATCTTTAG
- a CDS encoding LPXTG cell wall anchor domain-containing protein, with amino-acid sequence MKVLTSGPTTPPIVPENPATNEIDIAQVQGNLPTTGEQKMNGLVMLGLLLMVVNFTLFMKMKERQPYNEN; translated from the coding sequence GTGAAGGTACTGACAAGTGGTCCAACGACTCCTCCGATTGTGCCAGAAAATCCAGCGACTAACGAAATAGATATAGCCCAAGTTCAGGGCAATTTACCAACAACTGGCGAACAAAAAATGAATGGATTAGTTATGCTGGGATTACTTTTAATGGTGGTCAATTTTACCCTTTTCATGAAGATGAAAGAAAGGCAACCATACAATGAAAACTAA
- a CDS encoding LytR/AlgR family response regulator transcription factor: MKVAICDDNPSLTEVINTMLTDYDPNMFETFTFYNPHNLINQLDIEKFDFFILDIEMDEMSGIDLAKNIRERGILSPIVFLTSYKEYMEEVFQVQTFDYLLKPPTKDRMKQVLDKLNQHIGMSENHFIFSINKVTHKIPTKDIVYFEKEKRQVLIHTIEETYKPYMSTNQMKEQLNVDFVQIHSSFIINCSFIKELGNNFLILNFKDEFVEIPISRRFKASSHENIVMSMRGKI; the protein is encoded by the coding sequence TTGAAAGTTGCTATATGTGATGATAACCCATCATTAACCGAGGTAATAAATACCATGTTGACTGACTATGACCCAAATATGTTTGAAACATTTACGTTCTATAATCCTCACAATCTTATTAATCAACTCGATATCGAGAAATTCGATTTTTTTATCTTGGACATTGAAATGGACGAAATGAGCGGAATCGATTTGGCAAAAAACATACGAGAACGAGGTATTTTATCTCCTATCGTTTTCTTAACAAGTTATAAAGAGTATATGGAAGAAGTTTTCCAGGTGCAAACATTCGACTATTTATTAAAGCCACCTACAAAAGATAGAATGAAACAAGTCTTGGATAAGCTAAATCAACATATTGGTATGTCCGAAAATCACTTCATATTTTCAATAAATAAAGTGACTCATAAAATCCCAACTAAAGATATCGTGTATTTCGAAAAAGAAAAAAGGCAAGTCTTGATACATACCATCGAAGAGACGTATAAGCCTTACATGTCTACAAATCAAATGAAGGAACAGCTGAATGTTGATTTCGTTCAAATCCATTCCTCATTCATAATAAACTGCTCCTTTATAAAAGAGTTAGGAAATAATTTTCTCATACTAAATTTTAAAGATGAGTTTGTTGAAATCCCTATCAGTAGACGATTCAAAGCCTCGTCACATGAAAATATTGTGATGTCCATGAGAGGAAAGATTTAA
- a CDS encoding GHKL domain-containing protein, whose translation MLSIALRNLSLLTYLFLVSYFFSNWSTINIKKSRFYKATWISTILLVVLASTISSVYIPNTNLPYVNLLLSVILIYSVAILHSVPYLDSIVWTITLISMNLICEVLSLNITRLIINTSSTSYDNPKFAIVSITFTTLIELIGIIIIKFSIVKGNESKLSTSLTSTLFLISIPVLSIIILFGLLMRNDQSGSNQISEAAITSSVIILNVCVIFLYKITIEHQKEQYDISLNKKNIEAEYRILNEIKKNRTTVLKLKHDLKNQYLTILGLIENDELNEAVDYIKSTFEILEPPTKTYASDGVLNYLLNQKLAEADKNQIKVDHQIFISKNVKINNDILAIVIGNVIDNAIQASIRICPEDRHINIVIKQFNNDLLVEVSNNFNPEELSTRHHRKNEGFGMKNIDGLLQQIGGIYRHWTEESKHFVTVVIFNVY comes from the coding sequence ATGTTAAGTATAGCATTACGAAATTTAAGTTTGCTGACCTACCTGTTTCTTGTCTCCTATTTTTTTTCTAATTGGTCAACCATAAATATAAAAAAGAGTAGATTTTACAAAGCTACTTGGATTAGCACAATTTTATTAGTCGTTTTGGCAAGCACTATATCAAGTGTTTACATACCAAATACTAATCTGCCTTACGTTAACTTATTATTAAGCGTTATACTAATCTACTCAGTAGCAATTTTACATTCTGTCCCCTACTTAGATTCTATAGTATGGACTATAACACTAATTTCAATGAATTTAATTTGCGAAGTCTTGTCATTAAACATTACGAGACTAATCATTAATACAAGTTCAACGTCTTATGACAACCCTAAATTTGCCATAGTCTCTATCACATTTACAACCCTAATTGAGTTGATTGGAATCATCATAATAAAATTTTCAATCGTTAAAGGAAATGAATCGAAGCTATCTACAAGTTTAACCTCTACATTGTTCTTAATCTCTATCCCAGTCCTCTCTATCATCATTCTTTTTGGACTTCTAATGAGGAATGACCAGTCAGGAAGCAATCAAATATCTGAGGCTGCTATAACCAGTAGTGTTATAATACTAAATGTTTGTGTCATATTTCTTTACAAAATAACTATAGAGCATCAAAAAGAGCAATACGATATTTCTCTCAACAAAAAAAATATTGAAGCAGAATATAGAATTCTAAACGAAATTAAAAAAAATAGAACAACTGTATTAAAACTGAAGCATGACTTGAAAAATCAGTACCTTACAATACTTGGACTTATTGAAAATGATGAGTTAAATGAAGCAGTTGATTATATCAAAAGTACCTTTGAAATTTTGGAGCCACCGACTAAGACTTATGCATCAGATGGAGTTTTAAACTATTTATTAAACCAAAAACTTGCTGAGGCCGATAAGAATCAGATTAAGGTAGATCATCAAATATTCATCTCAAAAAATGTTAAAATAAACAATGATATACTGGCTATTGTCATTGGGAATGTTATTGATAACGCTATTCAAGCGTCCATCAGAATATGTCCTGAAGATAGACATATCAACATTGTGATTAAGCAGTTCAATAACGATCTACTTGTTGAAGTATCAAACAACTTCAATCCCGAAGAACTTTCAACAAGGCACCATAGAAAAAATGAAGGTTTTGGTATGAAAAATATTGACGGTCTCTTACAGCAAATTGGCGGCATCTATCGCCACTGGACGGAGGAAAGCAAACACTTTGTAACCGTAGTTATATTTAATGTTTATTAA